In the genome of Mycobacteriales bacterium, one region contains:
- a CDS encoding aminotransferase class V-fold PLP-dependent enzyme: MANGAYLDAASGAPLHPAAATALAAALADGWADPATLYGAGRRSRLLLDGAREAVAAVLGARPDEVTFCASGTQAAHLAVLGGLAGRRRAGTRFVHSAVEHSCVLHAAGRHVAAGGSAASVPVHRDGRVDPAAFTNAAAGAALASLMTGNHEVGTLQPVAEVAAGCRELGVPLHTDAAQSAGRLPVPPGWSLLSASAHKWGGPPGVGVLVVRTGTRWRSPLPADEREGGRVPGFENVPAIVAAAAALEAVAGSAPAENARLSALVDRIRDRVAATVPDVEVAGHPVDRLPHLVTFSCLYVDGEALLHELDRHGFAVSSGSSCTSSTLTPSHVLEAMGVLSHGNVRVSLHRDTTEDEVERFLAVLPWIVAKLRVGLEGL; encoded by the coding sequence GTGGCGAACGGGGCATACCTGGATGCGGCCTCGGGCGCGCCGCTGCACCCGGCGGCGGCGACCGCGCTGGCCGCCGCGCTCGCCGACGGGTGGGCCGACCCGGCCACGCTCTACGGCGCCGGTCGCCGCTCCAGGCTGCTGCTCGACGGCGCCCGGGAGGCGGTCGCGGCCGTGCTCGGGGCCCGCCCGGACGAGGTCACGTTCTGCGCCTCCGGGACCCAGGCCGCGCACCTGGCCGTCCTCGGCGGGCTGGCCGGCCGGCGCCGGGCCGGGACCCGGTTCGTGCACTCGGCGGTCGAGCACTCCTGCGTGCTGCACGCCGCCGGGCGGCACGTGGCCGCGGGTGGTTCGGCGGCGTCCGTCCCGGTCCACCGGGACGGCCGGGTCGACCCGGCCGCGTTCACGAATGCCGCCGCCGGAGCCGCGCTGGCCAGCCTGATGACCGGCAACCACGAGGTCGGAACGCTGCAGCCGGTGGCCGAGGTCGCGGCCGGCTGCCGGGAGCTCGGCGTACCGCTGCACACGGACGCGGCCCAGTCGGCCGGCCGGCTGCCGGTGCCGCCGGGCTGGTCGCTGCTGTCGGCGTCCGCGCACAAATGGGGCGGCCCGCCCGGGGTCGGCGTGCTCGTGGTCCGGACCGGGACCCGCTGGCGCAGCCCGCTGCCGGCCGACGAGCGCGAGGGCGGCCGGGTGCCGGGCTTCGAGAACGTGCCGGCGATCGTCGCCGCCGCGGCCGCGCTGGAGGCGGTCGCCGGGTCCGCGCCGGCCGAGAACGCGCGGCTGTCGGCGCTGGTGGACCGGATCCGGGATCGGGTCGCGGCGACCGTCCCGGACGTCGAGGTGGCCGGCCACCCGGTCGACCGGCTGCCCCACCTCGTCACGTTCTCCTGCCTGTACGTCGACGGCGAGGCGCTGCTGCACGAGCTGGACCGGCACGGGTTCGCGGTCTCCAGCGGCTCCTCCTGCACCTCGTCCACGCTGACGCCGTCGCACGTGCTGGAGGCGATGGGCGTGCTCTCACACGGCAACGTGCGCGTCTCCCTGCACCGCGACACCACCGAGGACGAGGTCGAGCGGTTCCTGGCCGTACTGCCTTGGATCGTGGCGAAACTTCGGGTCGGGCTGGAGGGGTTGTGA
- a CDS encoding Rieske 2Fe-2S domain-containing protein has translation MSGPQHPADGTPGEVDLDEFRGSDVERQTEIATELDGVTILHRRERFPVPGTKAERRAERAVAACFVMAFLGALAFTVFYIVLPWQYDISNKDYVWFTPVMGVTMAISLFGFGVGAVLWAKLLITEEETVQERHSGRSTAANRETTTAILADGIGMTGIARRSLLQRALGLSGLALGALAIVPLGGLIKKPKGELFRTGWSQGVRLMTADRRLIRPGDLEAGSIATVFPATPDGLTTQVVADSVVLLVRLRPGQTVRARAGQADFGWEDYLAYSKICTHAGCPASLYEQQTGRLLCPCHQSQFDLLQDAKPVFGPAARPLPKLAITVDDEGYFVAKKDFDEPIGPSFWERP, from the coding sequence GTGAGTGGTCCCCAGCACCCCGCCGACGGCACGCCGGGCGAGGTCGACCTCGACGAGTTCCGCGGGTCCGACGTGGAGCGTCAGACCGAGATCGCCACCGAGCTCGACGGCGTCACGATCCTGCACCGGCGCGAGCGGTTCCCGGTCCCCGGGACCAAGGCCGAGCGCCGGGCCGAGCGGGCCGTCGCGGCCTGCTTCGTGATGGCCTTCCTCGGCGCCCTCGCGTTCACCGTGTTCTACATCGTGCTGCCCTGGCAGTACGACATCAGCAACAAGGACTACGTCTGGTTCACCCCGGTCATGGGCGTGACGATGGCGATCTCGCTGTTCGGCTTCGGCGTCGGCGCGGTCCTCTGGGCCAAACTCCTCATCACCGAGGAGGAGACGGTCCAGGAACGGCACAGCGGCCGGTCCACCGCGGCCAACCGGGAGACCACCACCGCGATCCTGGCCGACGGCATCGGCATGACCGGCATCGCCCGCCGCTCGCTGCTGCAGCGGGCTCTCGGGCTCTCGGGCCTGGCGCTGGGCGCGCTCGCGATCGTGCCGCTCGGTGGCCTGATCAAGAAGCCCAAGGGCGAGCTGTTCCGCACCGGCTGGTCGCAGGGCGTGCGGCTGATGACCGCCGACCGGCGGCTGATCCGGCCCGGCGACCTCGAGGCCGGCAGCATCGCGACCGTGTTCCCCGCCACTCCGGACGGCCTGACCACGCAGGTCGTGGCCGACTCCGTGGTGCTGCTGGTCCGGCTGCGCCCCGGTCAGACCGTACGGGCGCGGGCCGGTCAGGCGGACTTCGGCTGGGAGGACTACCTGGCCTACTCGAAGATCTGCACGCACGCCGGCTGCCCGGCCTCGCTCTACGAGCAGCAGACCGGCCGGCTGCTCTGCCCGTGCCACCAGTCGCAGTTCGACCTGCTGCAGGACGCCAAGCCGGTGTTCGGCCCGGCCGCCCGTCCGTTGCCAAAACTCGCGATCACCGTGGATGACGAGGGATACTTCGTCGCGAAGAAGGACTTCGACGAGCCCATCGGACCCAGTTTCTGGGAGCGGCCATGA
- a CDS encoding sucrase ferredoxin, with protein sequence MTAVASREAPTATPAPGCATVARTLGETPEGTATPMRSWVLIEHPEAWARDVADRVLAEALPGRRLRELGELRRRHGLRPLLVRRPGYRSGAPSRRTVLVGSAHPGRRWLERLEISDLRELADVDLAAVAAGQGGVGTPITEAVFGVCTHGTKDMCCATLGRPVAKALAEAAPGRVWETTHLGGDRFAGNVLVLPGGFLYGHVTSVSAPRLAAAADDGRVLPELLRGRTSVGMRAQVAEIAVRRVTGLHGLDDVEPVGEDETGMVVVRAGGARMGVRLGRHPLGVCGTSRCAGPTNPCGYSVDELVELS encoded by the coding sequence ATGACAGCCGTGGCGTCCCGAGAGGCTCCGACTGCCACGCCCGCGCCCGGCTGCGCCACCGTCGCGCGCACGCTCGGCGAGACCCCGGAAGGCACCGCGACCCCGATGCGGTCCTGGGTGCTGATCGAGCATCCTGAGGCGTGGGCCCGCGACGTCGCCGACCGGGTCCTGGCCGAAGCGTTGCCCGGTCGGCGACTGCGCGAGCTGGGGGAGCTGCGCCGGCGGCACGGGTTGCGACCGCTGCTGGTCCGCCGGCCCGGCTACCGGTCCGGGGCGCCGAGCCGCCGGACCGTGCTCGTCGGCAGTGCCCACCCGGGCCGCCGCTGGCTGGAGCGCCTCGAGATCTCCGACCTGCGCGAGCTGGCCGACGTCGACCTGGCCGCGGTCGCGGCCGGACAGGGCGGGGTCGGCACGCCGATCACCGAGGCCGTGTTCGGCGTCTGCACCCACGGCACCAAGGACATGTGCTGCGCCACCCTCGGCCGGCCGGTGGCCAAGGCGCTGGCCGAGGCCGCGCCGGGCCGGGTCTGGGAGACCACCCACCTCGGCGGCGACCGGTTCGCCGGCAACGTGCTCGTGCTGCCCGGCGGCTTCCTGTACGGGCACGTCACCTCGGTCAGCGCGCCCCGGTTGGCGGCCGCGGCCGACGACGGCCGGGTGCTGCCGGAACTGCTGCGCGGGCGGACCTCGGTCGGGATGCGGGCCCAGGTCGCGGAGATCGCGGTCCGCCGGGTGACCGGGCTGCACGGGCTGGATGACGTCGAGCCCGTCGGCGAGGACGAGACCGGGATGGTCGTCGTCCGGGCCGGCGGGGCGCGGATGGGCGTCCGGCTCGGGCGGCACCCGCTCGGCGTCTGCGGCACCAGCCGGTGCGCCGGGCCGACCAACCCGTGCGGCTACTCGGTGGACGAGCTCGTCGAGCTCTCCTAG
- a CDS encoding Lrp/AsnC ligand binding domain-containing protein gives MITAIVMVTAATDAIPEVAEAIAALDGVSEVYSVAGDVDLVAIVRVREFDQVADVIAGQLDKVPGVLDTSTHIAFRAYSRHDLEAAFSIGFE, from the coding sequence GTGATCACCGCGATCGTCATGGTCACCGCCGCCACCGACGCGATCCCCGAGGTCGCGGAGGCCATCGCGGCCCTGGACGGCGTCAGCGAGGTGTACTCGGTGGCCGGCGACGTCGATCTCGTCGCGATCGTGCGGGTGCGCGAGTTCGACCAGGTCGCCGACGTGATCGCCGGGCAGTTGGACAAGGTGCCGGGCGTGCTGGACACCTCGACCCACATCGCCTTCCGGGCGTACTCGCGCCACGACCTCGAGGCTGCTTTCTCCATCGGCTTCGAATGA
- a CDS encoding ubiquinol-cytochrome c reductase cytochrome b subunit: MSQTTERSTGKPPASAVGRAADWADERYTAAKFTRATLNKVFPDNWSFMMGEIALYSFIILLLSGTYLSFFFDPSMAEVHYNGSYTLLRGVEMSRAYDSTLAISFDVRGGLLMRQIHHWSALLFVAAMTVHMLRTFFTGAFRKPRELNWILGVGLLTLGILEGFAGYSLPDDLLSGTGLRIAHAIMLSIPVVGTWVAYAVFGSEFPGTEIIPRLYIAHVLLIPGIILALIAVHVGLVVLQKHTQFPGPGRREDNVVGERMYPSYGAKGGGFFFLVFGAVALLSGVFQINPVWLYGPYNPAQVSAGTQPDWYMGFLDGSIRLFPAWEIRFWHYTISPVLWPTVVLPGIMFTLLAIYPFLEARMTKDRALHHLLQRPRDVPVRTSLGAMALSFYAVLLISGGNDIIANKFDISLNAMTWIGRIALIILPPIAYTSSYLLCLGLQRHDREILEHGVETGIIKRLPNGEFIEVHQPLGPVDEHGHGQLEYAGFAVPKRMNRITNPGRKVKGFLWKVPDPGESPDTGVAAGGHGRPEIDAEPIDAEPIDRQLAGRPKEPEL, encoded by the coding sequence ATGAGCCAGACGACCGAACGCTCCACGGGCAAGCCGCCCGCCAGCGCGGTCGGCCGCGCGGCGGACTGGGCCGACGAGCGCTACACCGCGGCCAAGTTCACCCGGGCGACCCTGAACAAGGTCTTCCCGGACAACTGGTCGTTCATGATGGGCGAGATCGCCCTCTACTCGTTCATCATCCTGCTGCTGTCCGGCACCTACCTGTCGTTCTTCTTCGACCCGTCGATGGCCGAGGTCCACTACAACGGCAGCTACACGCTGCTGCGCGGCGTGGAGATGTCCCGGGCGTACGACTCGACGCTGGCCATCTCCTTCGACGTCCGCGGCGGTCTGCTCATGCGGCAGATCCACCACTGGTCGGCGCTGCTGTTCGTGGCCGCGATGACCGTGCACATGCTGCGGACGTTCTTCACCGGCGCGTTCCGCAAGCCGCGTGAGCTCAACTGGATCCTCGGCGTGGGCCTGCTCACCCTGGGCATCCTCGAGGGCTTCGCCGGCTACTCGCTGCCGGACGACCTGCTCTCCGGCACGGGCCTGCGGATCGCCCACGCGATCATGCTGTCGATCCCGGTCGTCGGCACCTGGGTGGCGTACGCGGTGTTCGGCTCGGAGTTCCCGGGCACCGAGATCATCCCCCGGCTCTACATCGCGCACGTGCTGCTCATCCCGGGCATCATCCTGGCGCTCATCGCGGTCCACGTCGGGCTGGTCGTGCTGCAGAAGCACACCCAGTTCCCCGGGCCGGGGCGGCGCGAGGACAACGTGGTCGGCGAGCGGATGTACCCGTCCTACGGGGCCAAGGGCGGCGGGTTCTTCTTCCTCGTCTTCGGCGCGGTCGCGCTGCTGTCCGGGGTGTTCCAGATCAACCCGGTCTGGCTGTACGGGCCGTACAACCCGGCGCAGGTGAGTGCGGGTACCCAGCCCGACTGGTACATGGGCTTCCTGGACGGCTCGATCCGATTGTTCCCGGCCTGGGAGATCAGGTTCTGGCACTACACGATCTCGCCGGTCCTCTGGCCGACGGTCGTGCTGCCCGGGATCATGTTCACGCTGCTGGCGATCTATCCATTCCTCGAAGCGAGGATGACCAAGGACAGAGCGCTGCACCACCTGCTGCAGCGGCCGCGGGACGTGCCGGTGCGCACGTCGCTCGGCGCGATGGCGCTGTCGTTCTACGCCGTGCTGCTGATCTCCGGTGGCAACGACATCATCGCCAACAAGTTCGACATCAGCCTGAACGCGATGACCTGGATCGGGCGGATCGCGCTGATCATCCTGCCGCCGATCGCGTACACGTCCTCGTACCTGCTCTGCCTGGGGTTGCAGCGGCACGACCGCGAGATCCTCGAGCACGGCGTCGAGACCGGCATCATCAAACGGCTGCCGAACGGCGAGTTCATCGAGGTGCACCAGCCGCTGGGGCCGGTCGACGAGCACGGCCACGGGCAGCTGGAGTACGCCGGGTTCGCGGTGCCGAAGCGGATGAACCGCATCACCAACCCCGGCCGCAAGGTCAAGGGATTCCTCTGGAAGGTGCCGGATCCGGGCGAGTCGCCGGACACCGGCGTCGCGGCCGGTGGGCATGGGCGGCCTGAGATCGACGCCGAGCCGATCGACGCCGAGCCGATCGACCGCCAGTTGGCCGGGCGCCCCAAGGAACCCGAACTCTGA
- the coxB gene encoding cytochrome c oxidase subunit II, whose protein sequence is MSVGALALMLSLGACSTSQWDKAFGFGWPEGITTQSHAVRGLWTWSIVAALIVGVLVWGLIFWACIAYRRRDGELPRQTKYNLPIEALYTVVPFIIVAVLFYYTVVTQNIVTTTKPKADTTVSVTAFKWNWQFGYDDRKDPRTSQAVYTVGTSTEIPVLVVPQNQNVRFVVNSNDVIHSFWVPDTLFKRDVFPAATKNQNNVFQIRPEVLGTYVGRCAELCGTYHSQMNFEMRVVSTSDYQRYLSALASFGNDDQDRQAKALTAIGQPAQATTTYPFNPDRTARAPSEPTN, encoded by the coding sequence ATGTCCGTGGGCGCTCTGGCGCTCATGCTCAGTCTCGGCGCGTGCTCGACGTCCCAATGGGACAAGGCGTTCGGGTTCGGCTGGCCGGAGGGCATCACCACCCAGTCGCACGCGGTGCGCGGGCTCTGGACCTGGTCGATCGTGGCCGCGCTGATCGTCGGCGTGCTGGTGTGGGGCCTGATCTTCTGGGCCTGCATCGCGTATCGGCGGCGGGACGGGGAGCTGCCCCGGCAGACGAAGTACAACCTGCCGATCGAGGCGCTCTACACAGTGGTGCCGTTCATCATCGTCGCGGTGCTGTTCTACTACACCGTGGTCACGCAGAACATCGTCACCACGACCAAGCCCAAGGCCGACACCACGGTCTCGGTGACCGCGTTCAAGTGGAACTGGCAGTTCGGATACGACGACCGCAAGGACCCGCGGACCAGCCAGGCCGTCTACACGGTCGGCACGTCCACCGAGATCCCGGTGCTGGTCGTCCCGCAGAACCAGAACGTGCGGTTCGTGGTCAACTCCAACGACGTGATCCACTCGTTCTGGGTGCCGGACACGCTGTTCAAGCGGGACGTCTTCCCGGCCGCGACCAAGAACCAGAACAACGTCTTCCAGATCCGCCCCGAGGTGCTGGGGACGTACGTCGGGCGTTGTGCCGAGCTGTGCGGGACGTACCACTCCCAGATGAACTTCGAGATGCGGGTCGTCTCGACCTCGGACTACCAGCGCTACCTCAGCGCGCTGGCCTCCTTCGGCAACGACGACCAGGACCGTCAGGCCAAGGCGCTGACCGCGATCGGGCAGCCGGCCCAGGCGACCACGACCTACCCGTTCAACCCCGACCGGACGGCCCGCGCGCCGTCCGAGCCGACGAACTAG
- a CDS encoding cytochrome c oxidase subunit 4 — MRTEARLFGAFCGLFFAFAIAYAVWGKIEDGKIEVIGTTALILSGGLALLIGSYFWFIARRIDPRPEDRLDGDIAEGAGELGFFSPGSYWPITIALAAMIAGLGLAFTEWWIVALGIIGILFSVGGLLFEYYTRGHTSPTF, encoded by the coding sequence ATGCGCACCGAGGCACGGCTGTTCGGGGCCTTCTGCGGGCTGTTCTTCGCCTTCGCCATCGCGTACGCGGTGTGGGGCAAGATCGAGGACGGCAAGATCGAGGTCATCGGCACCACCGCGCTGATCCTCAGCGGCGGGCTGGCGCTCCTCATCGGCAGCTACTTCTGGTTCATCGCCCGCCGGATCGACCCGCGGCCGGAGGACCGGCTCGACGGCGACATCGCCGAGGGCGCGGGCGAGCTGGGCTTCTTCAGCCCGGGCAGCTACTGGCCGATCACGATCGCGCTGGCCGCGATGATCGCCGGGCTGGGGCTGGCGTTCACCGAGTGGTGGATCGTCGCGCTCGGCATCATCGGCATCCTGTTCTCCGTCGGCGGCCTGCTGTTCGAGTACTACACGCGCGGCCACACCTCGCCGACCTTCTGA
- a CDS encoding winged helix DNA-binding domain-containing protein: MRAPAVPATWDQVLARRLAAQQLLDTPATGGLVPLVRRLGGVHAQVGSSAEAAIWLRTGGALGPAAVRRALTGDRTLVKTWALRGTLHLLPAADLPTWAAALGTRSFPRPRSWYDYHGVTPEDMAAIEATVPSVLSGTPATRESLAAAAAQRSGRPHLEQVLLSGWGAVLKPMAARGQLAFGPPDGRSVTFVAPPAWLGEWEPVEPAAAVAFLLRSLLEAYGPLGLDELTRFTALDKPVLRTAVAGLGDELVELDVEGRRGWVTLGGAAEVAAAEPSRTVRLLAGFDPYTVGALRQLDVLVPAPELRSAVSRTSGWISPVLVDGGRIVGTWSQEVAGGRLRVEITPFGPLRRGVKTAAATEAARWATYADAPLVLTWTA; encoded by the coding sequence GTGCGCGCGCCGGCCGTCCCGGCCACCTGGGACCAGGTTCTGGCGCGTCGGCTGGCGGCGCAGCAGTTGCTCGACACCCCGGCCACCGGTGGCCTGGTTCCGTTGGTCCGGCGGCTGGGCGGAGTGCACGCCCAGGTCGGGTCGTCGGCCGAGGCCGCGATCTGGCTCCGTACGGGCGGGGCGCTCGGGCCGGCCGCCGTACGGCGGGCGCTGACCGGCGACCGGACGCTGGTGAAGACCTGGGCGCTGCGCGGCACGCTGCACCTGCTGCCGGCCGCTGACCTGCCCACCTGGGCCGCGGCGCTCGGCACCCGTAGCTTCCCCCGCCCCCGGTCCTGGTACGACTACCACGGCGTGACGCCCGAGGACATGGCCGCGATCGAGGCGACCGTGCCGTCGGTCTTGAGTGGGACGCCGGCCACCCGGGAGTCGCTCGCCGCGGCCGCGGCGCAACGGTCCGGGCGGCCGCACCTGGAGCAGGTGCTGCTGTCCGGCTGGGGCGCGGTGCTCAAGCCGATGGCGGCGCGCGGGCAGCTGGCGTTCGGGCCGCCGGACGGGCGGAGCGTGACGTTCGTGGCCCCGCCGGCGTGGCTGGGGGAGTGGGAGCCGGTCGAGCCGGCCGCCGCGGTGGCGTTCCTGCTGCGCTCCCTGCTGGAGGCGTACGGGCCGCTGGGGCTGGACGAGCTGACCCGGTTCACCGCGCTGGACAAGCCCGTGCTGCGGACGGCCGTCGCCGGGCTCGGGGACGAGCTCGTCGAGCTGGACGTCGAGGGACGGCGGGGGTGGGTGACTCTGGGCGGTGCTGCGGAGGTCGCCGCGGCCGAGCCGAGTCGGACGGTGCGGCTGCTGGCGGGGTTCGACCCCTACACGGTGGGGGCGCTGCGGCAGCTGGACGTGCTGGTGCCGGCGCCGGAACTGAGATCGGCGGTCTCCCGGACCAGCGGGTGGATCTCGCCGGTGCTCGTCGACGGCGGGCGCATCGTCGGCACCTGGAGCCAGGAGGTCGCCGGCGGGCGGCTGCGGGTGGAGATCACCCCGTTCGGCCCGCTGCGCCGCGGTGTCAAGACCGCCGCCGCCACCGAGGCCGCCCGGTGGGCCACCTACGCCGACGCCCCCCTCGTCCTCACCTGGACCGCGTAG
- a CDS encoding c-type cytochrome — MTDRPSTKKGRRPRSRMRRRVTGALALALALGSVGVAYATVAAAATPHSQSAAAAAGAPADDPVEIRKGKQLFEVTCITCHGQNLQGVLNKGPSLIGTGSAAVYFQVSTGRMPVAAQSAQIQEKKPAFNEAETLQIAAYVQSIGGGPEVPTGDLRGTDANLAEGGELFRLNCASCHNFAGRGGALSAGKYAPSLTNASDKVFWTAMLSGPQNMPVFSDNQLTTDQKQAITNYVQTLKTEGDPGGSGIGRLGPVPEGLVIWILGIGAIMLMILWIGAKS, encoded by the coding sequence ATGACGGACCGCCCCTCGACGAAGAAGGGCCGCAGGCCGCGCTCGCGGATGCGCCGCCGGGTCACCGGCGCGCTCGCGCTGGCGCTGGCCCTCGGCTCCGTCGGCGTGGCGTACGCGACCGTTGCCGCGGCCGCGACTCCGCATTCCCAGAGCGCCGCCGCGGCCGCCGGGGCGCCCGCCGACGACCCGGTCGAGATCCGCAAGGGCAAGCAGCTCTTCGAGGTCACCTGCATCACCTGCCACGGCCAGAACCTGCAGGGCGTGCTGAACAAGGGCCCGTCGCTGATCGGCACCGGGTCGGCCGCGGTCTACTTCCAGGTCTCGACCGGGCGGATGCCGGTGGCCGCCCAGAGCGCGCAGATCCAGGAGAAGAAGCCGGCCTTCAACGAGGCCGAGACGCTGCAGATCGCGGCGTACGTGCAGTCGATCGGCGGCGGTCCCGAGGTCCCGACCGGCGACCTGCGCGGCACCGACGCGAACCTGGCCGAGGGCGGCGAGCTGTTCCGGCTCAACTGCGCCTCCTGCCACAACTTCGCCGGCCGGGGCGGCGCGCTCTCCGCGGGGAAGTACGCGCCGTCGCTGACCAACGCCAGCGACAAGGTGTTCTGGACCGCGATGCTGTCCGGCCCGCAGAACATGCCGGTGTTCAGCGACAACCAGCTGACCACCGATCAGAAGCAGGCGATCACCAACTACGTGCAGACGCTGAAGACCGAGGGCGACCCGGGCGGCAGCGGGATCGGGCGCCTCGGACCGGTGCCCGAGGGCCTGGTGATCTGGATCTTGGGCATCGGCGCCATCATGCTGATGATCCTGTGGATCGGAGCGAAATCGTGA
- the trpD gene encoding anthranilate phosphoribosyltransferase: MTGPRSWPAVLSTLVAGESLEAADTAWAMGEIMAGEATPSQLAAFVVLLRAKGETAAEHAGLVEAMLTAAARVQVSGPLLDVVGTGGDRANTVNLSTMSALVAAGAGARVAKHGNRAATSSAGAADVLEVLGVAIALPAAGVARCVDEAGIGFCFAPVFHPGMRHAGVTRREIGVPTVFNFLGPLTNPARPSSLAVGCSDARMAPIMAEVLAGRGDSALVFRGDDGLDELTTTTTSRVWVVHHGTVTEQRLDPAELGVAPVDRDALRGGDAAYNAKVARNLLAGERGPVRDAVLLNAGAALAVYDGLGSSLLAAIAGGMQRAAAAIDSGAAADVLDRWVSVSQDAAEAKG; encoded by the coding sequence GTGACGGGCCCGCGGAGCTGGCCCGCGGTGCTCTCGACCCTGGTGGCCGGGGAGTCGCTGGAGGCCGCCGACACGGCCTGGGCGATGGGCGAGATCATGGCCGGCGAGGCCACCCCGTCCCAGCTGGCCGCGTTCGTGGTGCTGCTGCGGGCCAAGGGCGAGACCGCGGCCGAGCACGCCGGGCTGGTCGAGGCCATGCTCACGGCCGCCGCCCGGGTGCAGGTCTCCGGGCCGCTGCTGGACGTCGTCGGTACCGGCGGCGACCGGGCCAACACGGTCAACCTCTCGACCATGTCCGCGCTGGTCGCGGCCGGGGCCGGGGCCCGGGTGGCCAAGCACGGCAACCGGGCCGCGACCTCCTCGGCCGGCGCCGCGGACGTGCTCGAGGTGCTCGGAGTGGCGATCGCGCTGCCGGCCGCGGGCGTGGCCCGCTGCGTCGACGAGGCCGGCATCGGGTTCTGCTTCGCGCCGGTGTTCCACCCCGGCATGCGGCACGCGGGCGTGACCCGGCGGGAGATCGGCGTCCCCACGGTCTTCAACTTCCTCGGCCCGCTGACGAACCCGGCCCGGCCGAGCTCGCTCGCGGTCGGCTGTTCGGACGCGCGGATGGCGCCGATCATGGCCGAGGTGCTGGCCGGGCGGGGCGACAGCGCGCTGGTCTTCCGCGGCGACGACGGGCTGGACGAGCTGACCACGACGACGACCTCGCGGGTCTGGGTCGTGCACCACGGCACGGTGACCGAGCAGCGGCTCGACCCGGCCGAGCTGGGCGTGGCCCCGGTCGACCGGGACGCGCTGCGGGGCGGGGACGCCGCGTACAACGCCAAGGTGGCGCGGAACCTGCTGGCGGGGGAGCGCGGGCCGGTGCGGGACGCGGTCCTGCTCAACGCCGGGGCCGCGCTGGCCGTGTACGACGGGCTGGGCTCGTCGCTGCTGGCGGCGATCGCGGGCGGGATGCAGCGGGCGGCGGCGGCGATCGACAGCGGGGCGGCGGCCGACGTGCTCGACCGCTGGGTCTCGGTCAGCCAGGACGCGGCCGAAGCGAAGGGCTGA
- a CDS encoding heme-copper oxidase subunit III, whose protein sequence is MTTATYEGSTAHSLTRPNMVSVGTIIWLSSELMFFAGLFAMYFTVRAAHPGNWPMEPTELNVPYALVVTIFLVSSSVTCQIGVFKAEAGDVYGLRRWFLFTFVLGLVFVLGQANEYRSLVGEGTTLSATGYGSVFYITTGFHGLHVIGGLIAFIFVLVRSTMGRFTPAQATAAIVVSYYWHFVDVVWIGLFATIYLIQ, encoded by the coding sequence GTGACGACGGCGACGTACGAGGGCAGCACGGCCCACTCGCTCACCCGGCCCAACATGGTGAGCGTCGGGACCATCATCTGGCTGTCCAGCGAGCTGATGTTCTTCGCCGGCCTGTTCGCCATGTACTTCACGGTGCGCGCGGCGCACCCGGGCAACTGGCCGATGGAACCGACCGAGCTCAACGTGCCGTACGCGTTGGTGGTCACGATCTTCCTGGTCTCCTCCTCGGTGACCTGCCAGATCGGGGTGTTCAAGGCCGAGGCCGGCGACGTCTACGGGCTGCGCCGCTGGTTCCTGTTCACCTTCGTGCTCGGCCTGGTCTTCGTGCTCGGCCAGGCCAACGAGTACCGCAGCCTCGTGGGCGAGGGCACCACGCTCTCGGCGACCGGCTACGGCTCGGTCTTCTACATCACCACCGGTTTCCACGGCCTGCACGTGATCGGCGGCCTGATCGCCTTCATCTTCGTGCTGGTCAGATCGACGATGGGCCGCTTCACCCCGGCCCAGGCCACGGCAGCCATCGTGGTGTCGTACTACTGGCACTTCGTCGACGTGGTCTGGATCGGGCTGTTCGCCACGATCTACCTGATCCAGTGA
- a CDS encoding substrate-binding domain-containing protein yields MASATSGIASVAAVTMTIAVITSAAYRVRGRPEGDRRARVRAQPGRPDAGDAADRHGRAGRVGVGGAVLRRAVLRRVPDDVAVVGFDDSPFAPHTDPPLTTVHQPVDAIGREMVRRLLARIGGGKPEQDL; encoded by the coding sequence ATGGCCTCCGCGACCTCGGGGATCGCGTCGGTGGCGGCGGTGACCATGACGATCGCGGTGATCACTTCGGCAGCCTACCGGGTCCGCGGCCGGCCGGAAGGCGATCGCCGAGCTCGGGTTCGTGCCCAACCGGGCCGCCCGGACGCTGGTGACGCAGCGGACCGACACGGTCGCGCTGGTCGTGTCGGAGTCGGAGGAGCGGTTCTTCGCCGAGCCGTACTTCGCCGGGTGCCGGACGACGTGGCCGTGGTCGGCTTCGACGACTCGCCGTTCGCGCCGCACACGGACCCGCCGCTGACGACCGTGCACCAGCCGGTCGACGCGATCGGCCGCGAGATGGTCCGGCGGTTGCTCGCCCGCATCGGCGGTGGGAAGCCGGAGCAGGACCTGG